One window of the Zea mays cultivar B73 chromosome 3, Zm-B73-REFERENCE-NAM-5.0, whole genome shotgun sequence genome contains the following:
- the LOC100277203 gene encoding uncharacterized protein LOC100277203, whose protein sequence is MALGDSATTPPVAKLSISGAALAALLHRCAAAAGDCDGLLFGRASHLPAPPAALSDYDDAAAAAAPPAPALSISVSGHCSLSHPSSLSDSLGRFQPHSSPAPASAPAPIGFFSSRRRTALRPSMREAVLAHSLSATLASAHPLLLILVSPSASPNHSTHSYDYRAFLLHGGRLVPASLAIVNVGPGFRDQYHAFTAESPMPWLPSAPAPGHAHTLVEQKAVDEMVDGFGIGRLQELLGAAAGQAAEIDDMYAGMLSKLEKLAREVEKSNLRVLEQEKRNLLLRYKYAGME, encoded by the coding sequence ATGGCCCTCGGCGACAGCGCCACCACGCCGCCGGTGGCCAAGCTCTCCATCTCCGGCGCGGCCCTCGCGGCGCTCCTGCACCGCTGCGCGGCCGCAGCCGGCGACTGCGACGGCCTCCTCTTCGGCCGCGCCTCGCACCTGCCCGCGCCGCCGGCCGCTCTCTCCGACTACGACGACGCCGCCGCGGCGGCGGCCCCTCCCGCCCCCGCGCTCTCCATCTCCGTCTCCGGCCACTGCTCCCTCTCCCACCCCTCATCCCTCTCCGACTCCCTCGGCCGCTTCCAACCCCACTCCTCCCCCGCCCCCGCCTCCGCCCCCGCCCCCATCGGCTTCTTCTCCTCCCGCCGCCGCACCGCGCTCCGCCCCTCCATGCGCGAGGCCGTCCTCGCTCACTCCCTCTCCGCAACCCTAGCCTCCGCCCAcccgctcctcctcatcctcgtctCCCCCTCCGCCTCCCCCAACCACTCCACCCACTCCTACGACTACCGCGCCTTCCTCCTCCACGGCGGCCGCCTCGTCCCGGCCTCGCTCGCCATCGTCAACGTCGGGCCCGGATTCCGGGACCAGTACCACGCCTTCACCGCCGAGTCGCCCATGCCCTGGCTGCCGTCGGCTCCGGCGCCTGGGCACGCTCACACCCTCGTGGAGCAGAAGGCGGTGGATGAAATGGTGGACGGGTTTGGGATCGGAAGGCTGCAGGAGCTCCTCGGCGCTGCtgcggggcaggcggccgagattGATGACATGTACGCAGGGATGCTCAGCAAGCTGGAGAAGCTCGCCAGGGAGGTGGAAAAGAGCAATCTCCGTGTGCTCGAGCAG